One segment of Acidianus sp. HS-5 DNA contains the following:
- a CDS encoding proton-conducting transporter membrane subunit: protein MLQLLILFLLLVSIIISLLNRKIGYSSLGIASALIIYQGLHCIFFLIAGIVWLLSSAFSIFYDNYGKWFSPLFITSILGMYIVLISNNYIEFLAGWEIMSIPAYAIIGLNKKIDYPAFTFMAFGELSTVLILSAFIYSYSITGNIYFTELSSPLPFIISTFGFIVKMGIFPFLVMEWLPIAHGSAPANSSAILSATMTLMGVYGIVKIASLTERSIVTQDFGFILLGMGGFSIFFGALYAYVSEHVKGLLAFSTIENNGSILTGIGVYLISNGVLSQFALDVSLVFALAHSIAKTGLFFISGSVEGESLTYVKVTKSLRGKIGGILLASSMSGLLPNIGGVAAWGLLESLFMLAYVEHSILSVIPIISGSIVAMGEGLATGALIKFISYTQIFKIGKTEGSAKASITLVVGIIILLLGSISYIFFRGFTTGVPCLGMLEGLLIVSNYGKAFGGISPLYVLLLLFIISLITFGIFGKPKIRRTEIWNNGEKIEEHYSSFALANNIRMMLAKLLRTKILENEVVFSADIFWEAMYSLAKAYKRFSRILSTSYMNSSLSYYIFYMILAFIIITLLAVII, encoded by the coding sequence ATGCTCCAGCTACTCATTTTATTTTTATTATTAGTATCTATAATAATTTCACTACTTAATAGAAAAATAGGATATTCCTCACTAGGAATAGCGTCGGCACTCATAATATACCAAGGATTACACTGCATATTCTTCCTTATAGCCGGAATAGTATGGCTACTTTCTTCAGCTTTCTCAATATTTTACGACAATTACGGTAAATGGTTTTCTCCACTTTTCATAACTTCAATTCTAGGAATGTATATCGTACTAATTTCTAATAATTACATAGAATTTCTAGCAGGCTGGGAAATTATGTCAATACCTGCATATGCTATAATAGGACTAAATAAGAAAATAGACTATCCAGCGTTTACTTTTATGGCTTTTGGAGAACTGAGCACTGTATTAATATTGTCAGCATTCATCTACTCGTATTCTATTACTGGTAACATATACTTTACAGAGCTTTCTTCACCTTTACCTTTCATAATATCTACATTTGGATTCATAGTAAAAATGGGTATATTTCCTTTCTTAGTGATGGAATGGTTACCAATAGCTCATGGATCTGCACCCGCAAATTCCTCTGCAATACTAAGTGCTACAATGACGCTAATGGGAGTATACGGTATAGTAAAAATTGCATCTTTAACAGAACGAAGTATAGTAACTCAAGACTTTGGCTTTATATTATTAGGAATGGGAGGCTTTTCTATTTTCTTCGGAGCACTATATGCCTACGTCTCTGAACACGTGAAAGGCTTACTAGCTTTCAGTACAATAGAGAACAACGGTTCAATACTAACGGGAATAGGTGTTTATCTAATTAGCAACGGAGTATTATCACAATTCGCTCTTGATGTATCACTCGTATTTGCTTTAGCTCATTCTATAGCAAAGACAGGGTTATTCTTCATTTCCGGTAGTGTTGAAGGAGAATCCTTAACTTACGTAAAGGTTACTAAATCCTTGAGAGGTAAAATAGGAGGAATATTGCTTGCATCTTCAATGTCTGGATTATTACCAAATATTGGCGGAGTAGCCGCATGGGGGCTTTTAGAGAGCTTATTTATGTTAGCTTATGTTGAACATTCCATCCTCTCTGTTATTCCCATAATCTCAGGGTCTATAGTAGCAATGGGTGAAGGATTAGCTACAGGTGCGTTAATTAAATTTATTTCTTATACTCAAATATTTAAGATAGGGAAAACTGAAGGTTCTGCCAAGGCTTCGATTACACTAGTAGTGGGAATTATTATACTACTTTTGGGATCAATTTCATACATTTTCTTCAGAGGATTTACTACAGGTGTACCATGTTTAGGCATGCTGGAAGGTTTACTTATAGTCTCAAATTATGGGAAGGCGTTCGGAGGAATTTCACCATTATATGTACTATTACTTTTATTTATAATAAGCTTGATAACATTCGGAATATTTGGAAAACCTAAAATTAGGAGAACCGAAATTTGGAATAACGGAGAAAAAATTGAGGAACATTATTCATCATTTGCTTTAGCAAATAATATCAGAATGATGCTCGCTAAACTACTTAGAACCAAAATCTTAGAAAATGAGGTAGTATTCTCTGCAGATATATTTTGGGAGGCAATGTACAGCCTTGCTAAGGCATATAAGAGGTTTTCTAGAATTTTATCTACTTCATACATGAATAGTTCATTAAGTTATTACATTTTTTACATGATTCTCGCTTTTATTATAATAACTCTCTTGGCGGTGATAATATGA
- a CDS encoding formate hydrogenlyase, producing the protein MRRKIGKLGKFCLYSDGYTECEESEEKDNYAPAYGSFDFVYGPSTGGLMESVRLDIITFGEYIRRVTVNPYYKSRVIKIKDKDINDTLLYIERINASFAASHSIAFLLAVEKAIGIEVPYELLLDRIAEIELERIRNNLLVIERLTESAGFQVPTNSLLWLIEKVNRIIGKYFGHRYFFGVNYYGGINLEEGKIEGLEFIEKEFSELFNSLIESRTFIDRLQGNGVIKDEESIGPAARAANLEYDARKEEVGLPYRDLDFKISTYDSADAFGRFIVRGNEILESLSLLAKISLKKANYGIMKREGKAIGRVESPSGDLAYYVEVNDGKVKEVYLLSPSSINIKIFSKSMVKNIFTDLPFNWESFGIWISEVGVKFE; encoded by the coding sequence ATGAGGAGAAAAATAGGTAAACTGGGTAAATTCTGCTTATATAGTGATGGTTACACAGAATGTGAAGAAAGCGAAGAGAAAGATAACTACGCACCAGCTTACGGTTCATTTGACTTCGTTTATGGTCCAAGTACTGGCGGATTAATGGAATCTGTGAGGCTTGATATTATAACATTCGGAGAATACATCAGAAGAGTTACAGTTAACCCTTACTATAAGTCCAGGGTAATTAAGATAAAAGATAAGGATATAAACGACACTTTACTCTATATAGAGAGAATAAACGCTTCCTTTGCGGCTTCTCATTCTATAGCTTTCCTATTAGCTGTAGAAAAAGCAATTGGGATTGAAGTACCTTACGAACTACTGCTGGATAGAATAGCAGAGATTGAGCTTGAGAGAATAAGGAATAACTTATTGGTAATTGAGAGGCTTACTGAATCTGCTGGATTTCAAGTACCTACAAATTCATTATTATGGCTAATAGAGAAGGTTAATAGAATAATAGGGAAGTACTTCGGACATAGATATTTTTTTGGTGTTAATTATTACGGAGGAATTAACTTAGAAGAAGGAAAAATAGAAGGACTAGAATTTATAGAAAAAGAGTTCAGTGAGTTATTCAACTCTTTAATAGAGAGTAGAACATTCATAGATAGACTGCAAGGAAATGGGGTCATTAAAGATGAAGAGAGCATAGGGCCCGCTGCAAGGGCTGCAAACCTTGAATATGATGCTAGAAAAGAAGAAGTAGGATTACCTTACAGAGACCTAGATTTTAAAATATCAACTTACGATTCTGCAGACGCTTTTGGTAGGTTCATAGTAAGGGGAAATGAAATTCTAGAATCTCTAAGCCTATTAGCTAAAATAAGTCTGAAAAAGGCGAACTACGGTATAATGAAAAGAGAAGGTAAAGCCATAGGAAGAGTTGAAAGTCCTTCTGGAGACCTTGCATATTATGTTGAAGTAAATGATGGAAAAGTTAAAGAAGTATATTTATTATCACCTTCTTCTATAAATATTAAAATTTTTTCTAAATCTATGGTTAAAAATATTTTTACAGATTTGCCTTTCAACTGGGAAAGCTTTGGAATATGGATCTCAGAAGTAGGGGTGAAGTTTGAATGA
- a CDS encoding respiratory chain complex I subunit 1 family protein — translation MIEVIIETAVQVLGVILLSPLYAGILDKLKANISTRKGQSIFQPYYDIIKLLKKESVVSVNASAVFIYSPYIIFSIYVLISFVIPVVYPQPVIFTPTVDFLGGALLFSLAAFLKIASAMDSGSNFVALGTSRALSFNFLGEATLITVFFAVALITGTNNPYIELEFAEKPMYYLALDHVFASVAFFMLWLFETGKLPVESSGLAEMGMIDDALTYEYSGKLLALLKWGGYMKQYLLGSVLLNVFILPWGLQTGILGAVEDLGIMFLKWMLLIFIAVIIDTSLSKLRLYKVQDFLAVAFVVSILSLIFSVIEYD, via the coding sequence ATGATTGAGGTAATAATAGAAACAGCAGTTCAAGTTTTAGGAGTGATTTTACTTTCTCCACTTTACGCAGGAATCCTAGATAAATTAAAAGCTAATATATCGACTAGAAAAGGACAGAGCATATTCCAACCATACTACGATATTATAAAATTACTAAAGAAAGAGAGCGTAGTTTCAGTTAACGCTTCTGCAGTATTTATCTATTCACCCTACATAATATTCTCAATTTACGTTTTGATATCTTTCGTCATACCTGTAGTTTACCCACAGCCAGTAATATTTACCCCTACTGTTGACTTTCTAGGAGGAGCGTTACTCTTCTCCTTAGCGGCATTTTTAAAGATAGCCTCAGCAATGGACTCCGGGAGTAATTTTGTAGCCCTCGGTACTTCTAGGGCACTCTCTTTCAACTTTTTGGGAGAAGCTACCCTAATTACAGTATTCTTTGCAGTCGCACTAATTACTGGAACTAACAATCCCTACATAGAGCTGGAGTTTGCTGAAAAACCCATGTACTACCTTGCTTTAGATCACGTATTTGCGTCAGTAGCGTTTTTCATGCTATGGTTGTTTGAAACTGGAAAATTACCAGTTGAAAGTTCAGGCTTAGCTGAAATGGGCATGATAGACGACGCACTAACTTACGAATATAGCGGAAAACTGCTTGCATTACTAAAGTGGGGAGGTTATATGAAGCAGTACCTACTAGGTTCCGTTTTGCTCAACGTATTTATATTACCTTGGGGCCTACAGACCGGAATTTTAGGTGCAGTAGAAGATTTAGGAATAATGTTCCTAAAATGGATGTTACTCATCTTCATTGCCGTAATTATTGATACTTCACTATCAAAACTAAGGCTGTATAAAGTTCAAGATTTTCTGGCAGTTGCCTTCGTCGTTTCTATTTTATCATTAATTTTCTCGGTGATAGAATATGATTAA
- a CDS encoding hydrogenase: protein MIKEEIVDLISVTVIITAFYIQGQAYYKPLVRMSGIQSIILALLSTFLGIVTGVFDYFILAVLVAVLRGVITPYVLLKMLGNKFGEREKIKGVASLLVIDLAFFFVAIITIYEFVIGKILPQQVIFPLALFFQGLYLITSRNSTPAQIIGYIEEENGIVMLGLFIIPLPLLVEASVFLDVLGLVVISSLLIYEKREHKPLEELKG from the coding sequence ATGATTAAAGAGGAGATCGTCGATTTAATTTCAGTAACAGTAATAATTACCGCCTTTTACATCCAAGGACAGGCTTACTATAAGCCCTTAGTGAGGATGAGTGGAATTCAATCAATAATTTTAGCATTACTATCCACATTTTTAGGAATAGTTACAGGAGTGTTCGACTATTTTATCCTCGCGGTGTTAGTTGCAGTACTTAGGGGTGTAATTACCCCGTATGTTCTGCTTAAAATGCTCGGTAATAAGTTCGGAGAGAGAGAAAAGATAAAAGGGGTAGCGTCACTTTTAGTAATTGATTTGGCATTCTTCTTTGTAGCTATTATCACAATTTACGAGTTCGTAATAGGTAAGATACTCCCTCAACAAGTTATCTTTCCTTTAGCTCTCTTTTTCCAAGGACTATATTTAATAACATCTAGGAATTCAACTCCCGCACAAATCATAGGTTACATTGAGGAAGAAAACGGTATAGTGATGTTAGGGCTATTTATAATACCTTTACCGCTTTTAGTTGAAGCGAGCGTCTTTCTGGACGTGCTAGGATTGGTAGTAATTTCGTCCTTGTTGATATACGAAAAAAGAGAACATAAACCTTTAGAAGAATTAAAGGGATAA
- a CDS encoding proton-conducting transporter membrane subunit has translation MNALILSLIITPLLASLLFFKGIKYSTIISGITEVIISLLLLKDVPITCTFYVTEFTWYFVLMVSSIYLLSTLFSISYLNGEKTKISERTYFLLLNFFASSMFFALVINNLGLMWVGIEATTISTILLVITEGTDTAMEVGWRYTIIVSAGVTFAFISIILVYYSTHSLTVSYLIMNHSPSLTLRIASAIALVGFGTKVGVFPVNTWLPDAHSEAPAPISAMFSGVLLPVALYVLYQFYEICPIFTLYSWISTISIVIASISMASQVFFKRLFAYSTIENINLALLGLASGQILGAVILLISHAFGKAGAFYSSGLLIKTYESKRIEEYGLWKSKFASYSLLLSSLAVTGTPPFGTFIGEFLILSSLVRKCIIEFIIILIALSTAFISVNYHVSKMTFKGEKEPLNENSTLGIISLISAIISLAIGIFIIIWWSL, from the coding sequence ATGAACGCTCTAATACTCAGTTTAATAATAACTCCGTTGTTAGCTAGTTTACTCTTCTTCAAAGGTATTAAATACTCAACAATAATCTCAGGAATCACTGAAGTAATAATTTCACTATTACTCCTCAAGGATGTACCTATAACGTGTACTTTTTACGTTACCGAATTTACTTGGTACTTCGTATTGATGGTATCTTCAATATATCTATTATCTACCCTATTCTCTATAAGTTATCTAAATGGAGAAAAGACAAAAATAAGCGAAAGAACTTACTTTTTGCTACTGAACTTCTTTGCATCCTCAATGTTTTTCGCTTTAGTAATAAACAACTTAGGCTTAATGTGGGTAGGAATTGAAGCTACAACAATATCCACAATACTCTTAGTAATAACTGAAGGTACAGACACCGCAATGGAAGTAGGTTGGAGGTATACAATAATAGTCTCTGCAGGAGTTACATTTGCATTCATCTCAATTATTCTAGTATACTACAGCACGCATTCCTTAACAGTTTCATACCTAATAATGAACCATTCACCATCATTAACGTTAAGAATTGCATCAGCAATAGCCTTAGTCGGTTTCGGTACAAAGGTAGGTGTATTTCCAGTAAATACTTGGTTACCTGACGCACACAGTGAAGCGCCTGCACCAATAAGTGCAATGTTCTCCGGCGTCTTATTGCCAGTAGCTTTATACGTTCTTTACCAATTTTACGAAATATGCCCAATTTTTACGTTATACTCTTGGATTTCTACAATTTCCATAGTTATTGCATCAATAAGTATGGCTAGCCAAGTTTTCTTCAAGAGACTCTTTGCTTATTCAACTATAGAAAACATTAACCTAGCATTACTAGGATTAGCGAGCGGACAAATTCTTGGAGCAGTTATCTTGTTGATTTCCCATGCATTCGGTAAAGCTGGAGCTTTTTACTCAAGCGGACTTCTAATTAAAACTTATGAAAGCAAGAGAATAGAAGAGTACGGTTTATGGAAAAGCAAATTTGCATCTTATTCGCTTTTACTATCCTCTCTCGCTGTGACCGGAACTCCTCCTTTTGGGACTTTTATAGGTGAGTTTCTCATATTATCATCTTTGGTAAGAAAGTGCATAATCGAATTCATTATAATCTTAATTGCATTATCTACTGCCTTCATTTCAGTTAATTATCACGTAAGTAAAATGACGTTCAAAGGAGAAAAAGAACCTCTAAATGAAAATAGTACCTTGGGTATTATATCTTTAATTTCAGCAATTATATCACTAGCTATAGGAATATTTATCATAATCTGGTGGTCTTTATGA
- a CDS encoding PaaI family thioesterase, translating into MDFKVIEKESVASYLGMRVIEVKDGISKLEIPYSERICRRGGVLHGGMIMTSMDYAGGLAVASINDGIDQVTQELKVNFLEPMYDGPFTVEAKIVRKGRTAVVVEIEFRDSEGKLGAVGLGTWYIIRDRKVTKDP; encoded by the coding sequence ATGGATTTTAAGGTAATAGAAAAAGAGAGTGTTGCATCTTACCTTGGGATGAGAGTTATAGAAGTTAAAGATGGAATATCTAAGTTAGAAATTCCTTATTCTGAAAGAATATGCAGAAGAGGAGGGGTTCTCCACGGCGGAATGATAATGACTTCAATGGACTATGCAGGAGGGTTAGCAGTAGCTTCAATAAACGATGGAATAGACCAAGTTACGCAGGAACTTAAGGTTAACTTCCTTGAACCAATGTATGATGGTCCTTTTACTGTTGAGGCAAAAATAGTGAGGAAGGGAAGGACTGCAGTAGTTGTCGAGATAGAATTTAGGGATTCTGAAGGAAAGTTAGGTGCAGTAGGTTTAGGAACCTGGTATATAATTAGGGATAGGAAAGTGACTAAGGATCCTTAA
- a CDS encoding DsrE family protein: MAKNIVVMINSGKDQKAKILTGLTLALVGEQKHLFDDVQVMFFGPSEQLIAEKDPDIMNMLNQLVSLEKVYACQLVGDSMNITDKLKEVQGLTVTLVGPVIADFVAKGYEILNF, translated from the coding sequence ATGGCTAAAAACATTGTTGTAATGATAAATTCTGGTAAAGATCAAAAAGCTAAGATACTAACTGGATTAACTTTAGCACTAGTAGGAGAGCAAAAGCATCTATTTGATGATGTTCAAGTTATGTTCTTTGGTCCTAGCGAACAATTAATAGCTGAAAAAGATCCCGACATCATGAATATGCTAAACCAACTTGTGAGTCTAGAAAAAGTTTATGCTTGTCAACTGGTAGGAGATAGTATGAATATTACAGATAAACTGAAAGAAGTTCAAGGATTAACTGTAACTTTAGTAGGTCCAGTTATTGCAGATTTTGTAGCTAAGGGATATGAGATACTCAACTTTTAG
- a CDS encoding NADH:ubiquinone oxidoreductase has translation MSWFLKGIKRGIKTEKFPKEEPLDVAPWSTELKGEGKVDCPTNAIDNGWEKEKCIFCRRCFPEYKPTGNVNIFGVEKNNTTFKRSFYIYPIDVGTCGGCNLELKLLTSPQYDMSRFGIFFTNTPRHADALLVMGIMTEGMREALMRAYEAIPEPKLVILLGTCAISGGLLGLPPEIKGDVKIAGCPPNPYTILKALMEAKGD, from the coding sequence ATGAGCTGGTTCTTAAAAGGAATAAAAAGAGGAATCAAAACTGAAAAATTCCCAAAGGAAGAACCTTTAGATGTAGCACCTTGGAGTACCGAATTAAAGGGAGAAGGAAAAGTTGATTGCCCCACTAATGCGATAGACAACGGTTGGGAAAAAGAAAAGTGCATATTCTGTAGGAGATGTTTCCCAGAATATAAACCGACTGGCAACGTTAACATATTTGGTGTTGAAAAGAACAACACAACTTTCAAGAGGTCTTTTTATATTTATCCAATAGATGTAGGAACTTGCGGAGGATGTAATTTAGAACTCAAGTTATTGACTTCCCCACAATACGACATGAGTAGGTTTGGAATATTCTTTACAAACACTCCTAGGCATGCAGACGCGCTCTTAGTAATGGGGATAATGACCGAAGGAATGAGAGAAGCACTTATGAGAGCATATGAAGCCATACCAGAGCCTAAGTTAGTAATTCTTCTGGGTACATGTGCAATTTCCGGCGGGCTATTAGGCTTACCTCCAGAGATAAAGGGCGACGTTAAAATAGCAGGATGCCCTCCAAATCCTTACACCATACTTAAGGCATTAATGGAAGCAAAAGGTGATTAA